Proteins co-encoded in one Ziziphus jujuba cultivar Dongzao chromosome 9, ASM3175591v1 genomic window:
- the LOC107426245 gene encoding putative invertase inhibitor — translation MKPVIISLFLSSLCFLSCSSQSVFANESNATGTNLIETACQHAGQRDLCVTTLEADPNTHDADMLGLALIALRLASSNASDISEHAKLLFKDTTLEPTIQDGYGECLDHYLDAAEQLDDSIAALLTKAYKDVEVWVKVAISDADQCESALKGKEPAMVEKNQIFRQLCNNVLAIVKVLAEK, via the coding sequence ATGAAGCCCGTCATCATTTCTTTATTCCTCTCATCTCTCTGTTTCCTCTCTTGTTCGTCACAAAGTGTTTTCGCCAATGAAAGCAACGCCACTGGGACCAACCTAATTGAAACCGCTTGCCAGCATGCGGGTCAGAGAGATCTATGTGTGACGACCCTTGAGGCGGATCCAAATACCCATGATGCTGATATGCTAGGCCTAGCTTTGATCGCACTTAGGCTCGCATCCTCTAATGCATCCGACATCTCCGAGCACGCCAAGCTTTTATTCAAGGACACCACTTTGGAACCCACCATTCAGGACGGCTACGGAGAATGCTTGGACCATTATTTGGACGCTGCCGAACAGCTTGACGACTCCATCGCCGCGCTGTTGACGAAAGCTTATAAGGATGTAGAAGTTTGGGTTAAAGTTGCAATCAGTGATGCTGATCAATGTGAATCTGCGTTGAAAGGCAAAGAGCCGGCGATGGTtgagaaaaatcaaatatttcgCCAGTTATGCAACAATGTTTTGGCAATTGTCAAGGTCTTAGCTGAAAAgtga
- the LOC107426317 gene encoding RING-H2 finger protein ATL64, giving the protein MDSSTDIEGPVNYAVNGRIMLCSGIAIFFVVFLIVCFKSHARWFLYRRRRRIGHHRRRRPTELFSHPVFPTTTDSVSLSPHEGLDLSVIKTLPTFIYSITTTSHHRDHHPVALLECVVCLSQFEDEEQGRVLPNCKHAFHVQCIDAWFQSHSNCPLCRAPVRSDFPVHLPETSTQTIITVNEQPEVEAELRGSSESSMPEVLSSEWCRRKPMELESVAVEVPCTRVRSMDEMGLGSHEFGSHRSKSPAHRIIQLKRIWSI; this is encoded by the coding sequence ATGGACAGTAGCACAGATATCGAAGGACCTGTAAACTACGCTGTTAATGGTAGGATTATGCTCTGCTCCGGCATCGCTATCTTCTTCGTTGTATTCCTTATAGTTTGCTTCAAAAGCCATGCCCGTTGGTTTCTTTACCGCCGCCGACGTCGTATCGGCCACCACCGCCGCCGCCGACCAACCGAACTGTTCTCTCACCCTGTTTTTCCAACCACCACAGACTCTGTTTCACTTTCTCCTCATGAGGGCTTAGATCTCTCCGTCATCAAAACCCTCCCTACCTTCATCTACTCCATTACCACCACTTCTCATCATCGTGACCACCACCCTGTAGCACTTCTTGAATGCGTCGTCTGTTTGTCCCAATTCGAAGACGAAGAACAGGGCCGTGTGTTGCCCAATTGCAAACACGCGTTTCACGTCCAATGCATCGACGCCTGGTTTCAATCCCACTCCAATTGCCCTCTTTGCAGAGCTCCGGTTCGTTCTGATTTTCCGGTTCATCTACCCGAAACCTCGACACAGACCATAATCACAGTCAATGAACAACCAGAGGTTGAAGCTGAGCTAAGGGGTTCTTCGGAATCTTCGATGCCGGAGGTTTTATCTTCGGAGTGGTGTCGGAGAAAGCCAATGGAGCTGGAGAGTGTTGCTGTGGAGGTTCCTTGTACGAGAGTAAGGAGTATGGACGAGATGGGTTTAGGTTCACATGAATTTGGAAGCCACAGGTCAAAATCGCCGGCGCATCGGATAATACAATTGAAGAGGATCTGGAGCATATAG
- the LOC107426290 gene encoding uncharacterized protein LOC107426290 — MEKIQHSTIKTNGINMHIASIGTGPPVLLLHGFPELWYSWRHQLLSLSSLGYRVIAPDLRGFGDSDAPPSPASYTTPYIVGDLVGLLDHLDIDQVFLVGHDWGATIAWHFGLFRPDRIKALINLSVQYRPRNPAVKFVEGFRALFGDDYYFCRFQEPGEAEKEFASQDTRILFKKFLTNFGPGPLYISKELGLRGVKAPDTLPSWLSEDDIDYYATKFDKTGFTGGLNYYRSFDLTWDLTAAWTGAQIKVPAKFIVGDQDLAYNIPGVKEYIHNGGFNRDVPFLQEVVVMEGVGHFINQEKPDQVTAHIYEFIKKF, encoded by the exons atggAAAAGATACAGCACTCAACGATTAAAACAAATGGAATAAACATGCACATTGCCTCAATCGGAACAGGTCCGCCGGTGCTCTTGCTTCACGGCTTCCCCGAGCTCTGGTACTCGTGGCGCCACCAGCTTCTCTCCCTCTCCTCCCTCGGTTACCGTGTTATTGCTCCGGATCTCCGGGGCTTCGGCGACTCCGACGCCCCCCCATCTCCGGCTTCCTACACTACCCCATACATTGTGGGCGATCTCGTGGGCCTTCTTGACCATCTGGATATCGACCAGGTCTTCTTGGTCGGCCATGACTGGGGAGCTACGATCGCTTGGCATTTCGGCTTGTTCAGGCCTGACAGGATCAAGGCCCTGATTAACTTGAGCGTGCAATACAGGCCAAGGAACCCAGCAGTCAAATTTGTTGAGGGCTTCAGGGCTTTGTTTGGCGATGATTACTATTTCTGCAGGTTTCAG GAACCTGGAGAGGCTGAAAAGGAGTTTGCTTCTCAAGATACTAGAATACTGTTCAAGAAATTCTTAACAAATTTTGGACCAGGTCCTCTATACATATCCAAAGAATTAGGACTCAGAGGTGTAAAAGCTCCAGATACCTTGCCCTCTTGGCTGTCGGAAGATGACATCGATTACTATGCCACCAAATTCGACAAGACCGGCTTCACTGGAGGATTGAACTACTATCGATCGTTTGATCT AACTTGGGATCTCACAGCAGCATGGACTGGAGCACAAATCAAAGTGCCGGCGAAGTTCATCGTGGGGGATCAAGATCTCGCGTACAATATTCCGGGCGTCAAGGAATATATCCACAATGGCGGCTTCAACAGAGACGTACCCTTCTTGCAAGAAGTGGTTGTAATGGAAGGAGTGGGTCACTTTATCAACCAAGAAAAACCAGACCAAGTCACCGCTCACATTTACGAATTCATCAAGAAGTTCTGA